Below is a genomic region from Elusimicrobiota bacterium.
GAGAAAGCCCATGGTGGAAATCGCCAATGCGATCTTGCTCGCCTATCCGTTGCGTAAAAAATAATTTTTGGTATGCTCCACCCTTCATTTTTAAAACAAATTTTCCCCGACGGATACCTAACTCATGATGATCACAAGCAAAACAAACGAAGAACTTTGGGATTTTGTCCTTGGCCAACTTAAACCCGAACTTAAAGACGAAACATTTAATCTGTGGCTGAAACCGCTGAAGGCGGTAAAAAACGAAGAGGGTCAATTTGTGCTTCGCGTGCCCAATCGATTTTTCTCTGATTGGATTAAAGCTCATTATCAAACCCGCATTGAAAACTTGTTGTCGGAGTTTTTGGGAAGCCAAATCAAATTAAGTTTTGAAACCCAAGCCGATGAATCAATGTTGCCTGTCCCCACTCAATACAAACCCTCAACCGACATCAAACTAACCTCCTCTTCATCTACCAAAACCAACGCTTTTGCCGACGAAATCAAAATAGAAGCCAAATATGCGTTTGATAATTTTGTGGTGGGACCTTCCAACCGATTCGCTGAAGCCGCCGCCGAGGCCGTGGCGCGCGACCCAGGACGGACTTACAATCCGCTTTTCATTTATGGAGGCGTGGGGCTCGGAAAAACTCATTTGCTTCATTCGATCGCCCGTCACATACTTAAAAATCAACCCAACGCCAGAATCACCTACGTTCCCAGCGAACGTTTTATTAATGAATTCATCGATGCTATTCGTTTTGAACGAATGAAAGAATTTCGATCCAAGTACCGGGGGCTGGATTGTTTGCTGATTGATGACATCCAATTTCTTATGGGAAAAGAATCTTCTCAAGAAGAATTTTTCTACACGTTCAACACCCTCTATGACTCGCGCAAACAAATTGTGATCTGCTCTGACCGCCCCCCCAAAGAAACCTTGGTCGGGGATCGGCTCATTTCTCGGTTTGAATGGGGCGTCATAGCCGATATTCAACCGCCGGATCTGGAAACGCGCATCGCTATATTAAGGAAGAAGACCGCTGAATCCGGTCAACAAGCCCCCGATGACGTGATTTTGTTCGTTGCTTCCCATATCAAAACGAACATTCGAGAATTGGAAGGCTCTATTACGAGAATAATGGCCTACGCAAATTTGACCGGTTTTCCATTGACAGTCGATACCGCTCGAACTGTTTTAAAAGACATTTTAACAGGCCCTGACCATGCGGCACCTGTAACGATTGAGCAAGTTCAAAAAGTGGTGGCGCGACATTTTAATTTGGACCTACGAGACATGAAATCCAAACGTCGCACCGACGCCATCGCGTTTCCCCGACAAGTGGCCATGTATTTATGCCGAACCTTGACCGAACTTTCCACCATTGAAATTGGGGCGGGTTTTGGCGGCAAAGATCACACAACGGTTATGCACGGCTGCAGTAAAATCAAAAACAAGCTTAGTGGAGACCCTTATTTTGTAGCGTTGGTTAATAAAATCACACAAGATATTCGAGAGGAAAGCCTGCTTATAACGCCTTAATTGGCCTGGATAAGTTGTGGATGGATTCTTAGTAAGTGGTGTGAAACTGTGGATAAAAGTAAAAGATGGGGATGGTTGGGATAAGCGGGGAAAGTTATCCACTTGAGACGCGAATTAAAAGTTTCTTTGAAAGAGTCTGACAATCAGAAAATTTAATCTGGGAGGTCCCAGTTATCATGGCGACGAACACATATACGACGACTTCTACGTCTTCTTCTCAAAATAAAAGAAGTCAGTTAATGAAACTACATCTAACCAAGGCTGATTTATTTAAAGGAATCCAAATTGTTCAATCAGCTATTTCGGTTCGAAGCACGCTTCCTGTTTTGGGAAACATCCTTTTTGAGGCTTCTGATCAAGGTTTACGTTTATCAGCCACAGACTTGGAAGTAGGAATTCGAACGTGGATTAAAGCGGATATCATCGAGAAGGGCGCTGTGACCATTCCCGCTAAAATTTTGGCTGACTTTTTGAGAACATTGGAAGATGACCGGGAAGTAAAGTTAGAGGTTTCTGAAAACAATAAGATTGAAGTGAAATCCAACCGGGACCGTTTAAATATCACGGGACTTCCCAAAGAAGATTATCCTGTTTTGCCTGAGTTTGAAGAATCAAAAGCGGTCACCATTTCCAAAGCCACGCTCAAAGAAATGTTCAAAAAAACCATGTTTGCCGCTTCTTCTGATGAAACTCGTTATGTCTTAAATGGTGTTCATATTATCGTGGATGCGGGAAAAGCAATCGCCGTTGCAACTGATGGGCGCCGTTTGGCCTATATTCAAAGACCCGTTCCTGGAAAAGATCTCCAAATTAAAGTCATCATTCCAACCAAAGCCGTTCAAGAAGTCATGCGTCTTATATCCGAAGAAAACTCATCATCTGACACGCTTAAGGTTTCATTTACCGACAATCAAGCCAGCTTTTCGGATGGTTCCACTGTTATTCTCTCCCGCTTAATTGAAGGACATTTCCCAAATTTTGAGCAAGTCATCCCGAAGTCCAAAGAGATTCAACTTCGTTTGAATCGCCTCGCGTTTCTTTCATCCGTCACACGAGCTGCTGTGGGAACCCTGGAGCGTGGGGGATCGGTTCGATTAACATTAACCAAGGGAGTTATGAAAATTCAGGCTGCGGCCCAAGGTCGCGTTGAAGTAGAGTCTGAACTCTCAACCAACTATGAGGGAAGTGAACTCGAGGTGGCTTTTAATCCTCTTTATTTGATCGATGTTCTTAAAGCATTGGAGCAAACCGATGTGGTGGTTGAATTGACCACCGCGCTCAATCCAGGCGTGATACGGCCGGCCGACGATGAAGCCTATCGGTATGTGATGATGCCGATGAAAATCTGACCCCTCGCGCGCGCCTCTAGGAATGTTTCTCCGCACAATTACGCTTCGACAGTTTCGCAATCACAAAGAGTTACAGTTGGAAGTTGAATCGGGTGTTAATTTGTTGATTGGCTCCAATGGGGCCGGAAAAACAAATGTTATTGAAGCCATTGCGGTACTCACCACAGGGTTTTCTCCCCGGGGCGCAGAACCAGAAACATTGGTTGAGTGGAACCAAGAGGGCTTTTTCATCAAGGGAGATTTTCATTACGAAGAGGAAGGGTTTGATCCTCTCTCGCTTGAAATGAAATATCGGTTGGGGTCCGTGCGAGTTGTTCGACAAAATGGAAAAATTCCCGTCAAATTAAGAGACTTAATGGGCCGGGTCCCTTTGGTGAGTTTTGTTCCTGAAGATTTGGCTTTGGTCAAAGGTGAACCGGAGCTCAGGCGACGGGCCATGAATATGATTTTGTGTCAGGTGGACCCTATGTATTCCGCCGTTCTCCGGAAATATTCTGAAGCTGTAAAATCACGCAACGCAGCTTTGAGGCAATTGGCGGAAGGAGTTATTGGAAAAGAAGCTTTGGTTCCTTGGAATCAAGCGGTCGTCGAACAGGGTTTGATTTTGTGCCGAAAGCGAGCTGAATTTCTGGAAGAATTTTCAATACGCGTTTCAAAAATTCAAGAACGAATCAGTGATCATCAAGAAAATGTGAGCCTTGAGTACAAGCCCTCTTTTATCGGTCCCTGGAATGAAACGGCAGGGGCCCGCTGGTTTGAAGAGATGAATCGATGTGAAGCGCAGGAGTTGGCGATGGGTTCAACGGTGATGGGGCCGCATCGAGATGATGTGTTGTTCCTCATGAATGGACGAGCGGCCCGGCAATTTTCTTCGGAAGGACAAAAACGAACCACGGCCGTCGCATTTAAGCTCGCGGAGATTCCTTATGTGGAAGAAAAATTGGGACAAAAGCCCATCTGCTTGCTGGATGATGTCCTTTCCGAGTTGGATGCGAAGCGAGCCGCTCATTTGTTGGAAGAGCTCTCGCGCACGGGCCAATGTTTTGTCACCATGACGGGTCTTGAATCGTGGCCGCGCGAACGGGATTTACCCGCGGCGGTCTTTCGAGTTGATTCCTCGGGAGTAAAGCGAGAAGAAATTTATGCATGAGCGGTTCAGAACCCATTTGAAAACAGGCGAATCGCATCAAATGCCAGCCAATCAAGCGGTGGAAGGTATTTTGAGGGCGTTGCGGTTCGACCCCCAACTATACGCGGTGTTTGAGATTTGGGACAAAGAAACGAAAACCCTTGTTCGGGGATGCGAGGCAACGGCCATTCAAGGATCGCGATTGGTGGTGACTGTCCCCTCGGCAGCGCACAGACAAGAACTGATGTATTCGAAAGAGAGGATTTTATCTCGCGTTAATCAAGCC
It encodes:
- the dnaA_2 gene encoding Chromosomal replication initiator protein DnaA, with translation MMITSKTNEELWDFVLGQLKPELKDETFNLWLKPLKAVKNEEGQFVLRVPNRFFSDWIKAHYQTRIENLLSEFLGSQIKLSFETQADESMLPVPTQYKPSTDIKLTSSSSTKTNAFADEIKIEAKYAFDNFVVGPSNRFAEAAAEAVARDPGRTYNPLFIYGGVGLGKTHLLHSIARHILKNQPNARITYVPSERFINEFIDAIRFERMKEFRSKYRGLDCLLIDDIQFLMGKESSQEEFFYTFNTLYDSRKQIVICSDRPPKETLVGDRLISRFEWGVIADIQPPDLETRIAILRKKTAESGQQAPDDVILFVASHIKTNIRELEGSITRIMAYANLTGFPLTVDTARTVLKDILTGPDHAAPVTIEQVQKVVARHFNLDLRDMKSKRRTDAIAFPRQVAMYLCRTLTELSTIEIGAGFGGKDHTTVMHGCSKIKNKLSGDPYFVALVNKITQDIREESLLITP
- the dnaN gene encoding Beta sliding clamp; the encoded protein is MKLHLTKADLFKGIQIVQSAISVRSTLPVLGNILFEASDQGLRLSATDLEVGIRTWIKADIIEKGAVTIPAKILADFLRTLEDDREVKLEVSENNKIEVKSNRDRLNITGLPKEDYPVLPEFEESKAVTISKATLKEMFKKTMFAASSDETRYVLNGVHIIVDAGKAIAVATDGRRLAYIQRPVPGKDLQIKVIIPTKAVQEVMRLISEENSSSDTLKVSFTDNQASFSDGSTVILSRLIEGHFPNFEQVIPKSKEIQLRLNRLAFLSSVTRAAVGTLERGGSVRLTLTKGVMKIQAAAQGRVEVESELSTNYEGSELEVAFNPLYLIDVLKALEQTDVVVELTTALNPGVIRPADDEAYRYVMMPMKI
- the recF_1 gene encoding DNA replication and repair protein RecF; the protein is MFLRTITLRQFRNHKELQLEVESGVNLLIGSNGAGKTNVIEAIAVLTTGFSPRGAEPETLVEWNQEGFFIKGDFHYEEEGFDPLSLEMKYRLGSVRVVRQNGKIPVKLRDLMGRVPLVSFVPEDLALVKGEPELRRRAMNMILCQVDPMYSAVLRKYSEAVKSRNAALRQLAEGVIGKEALVPWNQAVVEQGLILCRKRAEFLEEFSIRVSKIQERISDHQENVSLEYKPSFIGPWNETAGARWFEEMNRCEAQELAMGSTVMGPHRDDVLFLMNGRAARQFSSEGQKRTTAVAFKLAEIPYVEEKLGQKPICLLDDVLSELDAKRAAHLLEELSRTGQCFVTMTGLESWPRERDLPAAVFRVDSSGVKREEIYA